In a genomic window of Halorussus salilacus:
- a CDS encoding alpha-ketoacid dehydrogenase subunit beta, translating to MTNELRLVEAIRQALDEELARDDSVVVYGEDVGVNGGVFRATRELAETYPDRVYDTPVAEAGIVGMGVGLAAYGLKPVAEIQFASFAYQAFHQIQQHAARMRARTRGTLNCQLTIRMPYGGGIRALELHSESFEAGWAHVPGLKVAVPSNPADGKGLLAASIRDPDPVVFLEPTRLYRATRESVPEGDHVVPLGEAAVVAEGEDATAVAWGGMVPETLDAVDDLDASVEVVDLRTVSPMDTEAVLDSVRKTGRCVVVHEAPRTGGFAAEILARINDDALYHLEAPVERVTGYDVPFPLFAREDAYRPDADRIRRGIERALSA from the coding sequence GTGACGAATGAACTCAGGCTCGTGGAGGCGATTCGGCAGGCGCTCGACGAGGAGCTGGCCCGCGACGACTCGGTCGTGGTGTACGGCGAGGACGTGGGCGTCAACGGCGGGGTGTTCCGGGCGACGCGGGAACTCGCCGAGACGTACCCCGACAGGGTGTACGACACGCCGGTCGCGGAGGCCGGGATCGTCGGGATGGGCGTCGGCCTCGCGGCCTACGGCCTGAAGCCGGTGGCCGAGATACAGTTCGCGAGCTTCGCGTATCAGGCGTTCCACCAGATACAGCAGCACGCCGCCCGGATGCGGGCTCGGACCCGCGGGACCCTGAACTGCCAGCTGACCATCCGGATGCCCTACGGCGGCGGTATCCGGGCGCTCGAACTCCACTCGGAGAGCTTCGAGGCGGGGTGGGCCCACGTCCCCGGCCTGAAGGTCGCGGTGCCGTCGAACCCCGCCGACGGAAAGGGCCTGCTCGCCGCGTCGATTCGCGACCCCGACCCTGTTGTCTTCCTCGAACCGACTCGCCTCTACCGCGCCACCCGCGAGTCGGTCCCCGAGGGCGACCACGTCGTCCCGCTCGGTGAGGCCGCGGTCGTCGCCGAGGGCGAGGACGCGACCGCGGTCGCGTGGGGCGGCATGGTGCCCGAGACGCTCGACGCGGTCGACGACCTCGACGCGAGCGTCGAGGTCGTCGACCTCCGGACCGTCTCGCCGATGGACACCGAGGCGGTCCTCGACTCGGTACGCAAGACCGGCCGCTGCGTCGTGGTCCACGAGGCACCCCGGACCGGCGGCTTCGCGGCCGAGATACTCGCGCGCATCAACGACGACGCGCTCTACCACCTCGAAGCGCCGGTCGAGCGCGTGACCGGCTACGACGTTCCCTTCCCGCTGTTCGCCCGCGAGGACGCCTATCGGCCGGACGCCGACCGCATCCGCCGGGGCATCGAGCGCGCGCTGTCTGCGTAG
- a CDS encoding transcription initiation factor IIB, protein MTGPIRQREAEATTEEREETDSETTCPECESKSLVADAGGSELICEDCGLVVEERNVDRGPEWRAFNHSERQKKSRVGAPTTNTMHDKGLTTTIDWKDKDAYGRSLSSEKRSQMHRLRKWQERIRTKDAGERNLQFALSELNRMASALGVPRSVQEVASVIYRRALKEDLIRGRSIEGVATSALYAACRKEGIPRSLEEVAEVSRVERKEIGRTYRYISQELGLGMEPVDPKKYVPRFSSELELSEEVQSKANEIIDVTAEKGLLSGKSPTGYAAAAIYAASLLCNEKKTQREVADVAQVTEVTIRNRYQEQIKAIGLYN, encoded by the coding sequence ATGACCGGCCCCATCCGCCAGCGCGAGGCTGAGGCGACGACCGAGGAGCGAGAAGAGACCGACAGCGAGACTACGTGTCCCGAGTGCGAGTCGAAGTCCCTCGTCGCCGACGCTGGCGGAAGCGAGCTGATCTGTGAAGACTGCGGGCTGGTCGTCGAGGAGCGCAACGTCGACCGCGGGCCCGAGTGGCGCGCGTTCAACCACTCCGAGCGACAGAAGAAGAGCCGGGTCGGCGCGCCGACCACCAACACGATGCACGACAAGGGGCTGACGACCACCATCGACTGGAAGGACAAGGACGCCTACGGTCGGTCGCTCTCCTCGGAGAAGCGCAGTCAGATGCACCGCCTGCGCAAGTGGCAAGAGCGCATCCGAACCAAGGACGCGGGCGAGCGCAACCTCCAGTTCGCGCTGAGCGAACTCAACCGGATGGCCTCGGCGCTGGGGGTCCCGCGCTCCGTACAGGAGGTCGCGTCGGTCATCTACCGGCGCGCGCTCAAGGAGGACCTCATCCGGGGACGCTCCATCGAGGGCGTCGCCACCTCCGCGCTCTACGCGGCCTGCCGCAAGGAGGGCATCCCGCGCTCGTTGGAGGAGGTCGCGGAGGTCTCGCGTGTCGAGCGCAAGGAGATCGGACGGACCTATCGCTACATCTCTCAGGAGCTCGGACTCGGGATGGAGCCCGTCGACCCGAAGAAGTACGTCCCGCGGTTCTCCTCGGAGCTCGAACTCAGCGAGGAGGTCCAGTCGAAGGCGAACGAGATAATCGACGTGACCGCCGAGAAGGGCCTGCTCTCGGGCAAGTCGCCGACCGGCTACGCCGCCGCCGCCATCTACGCCGCCTCGCTGCTCTGCAACGAGAAGAAGACCCAGCGCGAGGTCGCCGACGTCGCGCAGGTGACCGAGGTCACCATCCGCAACCGGTATCAGGAGCAGATCAAGGCCATCGGACTTTATAACTGA
- the sufB gene encoding Fe-S cluster assembly protein SufB gives MSTDEELQETNTEERFAFKKEERSAVRSEKGLTEEVVRLISEDKDEPEWMLDRRLRALEHYQNMPMPTDWPGQPDLSELDVGEIVPYIRPDVDKRAGADSWDDLPEDIQDTFEKLGIPEAERKALSGVGAQYESEVVYQNMQEQWEQKGVVFMNMDEAVQEHPDLVKEHFMTSCVPPSDNKFAALHGAVWSGGSFVYVPEDVTVEMPVQAYFRMNSEGMGQFEHTLIIAEPGSEVHYIEGCSAPKYGTHNLHSGGVEVFVKEDAHVQYSTVQNWSKNTFNLNTKRALVEAGGRMEWVSGSMGSKATMLYPCSILKGRGASANHISIAFAGEGQDIDTGAKVYHNAPRTKSTIESKSISKDGGRTNYRGLVHISDGAEHSSTSVECDALMFDNESTSDTMPYMEIDENKVDVAHEATVGKIGDEDVFYLQSRGLDDDDAKQMIVSGFIEPLTEELPIEYAVEMNRLIELEMEGSLG, from the coding sequence ATGAGCACAGACGAGGAGCTTCAGGAGACAAACACGGAGGAGCGCTTCGCGTTCAAGAAAGAAGAGCGCTCGGCGGTCAGGTCCGAGAAGGGGCTGACCGAGGAGGTTGTCCGACTCATCAGCGAGGACAAGGACGAGCCCGAGTGGATGCTCGACCGGCGTCTGCGCGCGCTCGAACACTACCAGAACATGCCGATGCCGACCGACTGGCCGGGCCAGCCCGACCTCTCGGAACTCGACGTCGGTGAGATCGTCCCGTACATCCGGCCCGACGTCGACAAGCGCGCGGGCGCAGACAGCTGGGACGACCTGCCCGAGGACATCCAGGACACCTTCGAGAAACTGGGGATTCCGGAGGCCGAGCGCAAGGCGCTGTCGGGCGTCGGCGCGCAGTACGAGTCGGAGGTCGTCTACCAGAACATGCAGGAGCAGTGGGAACAGAAGGGCGTCGTCTTCATGAACATGGACGAGGCCGTCCAAGAGCATCCCGACCTCGTCAAAGAGCACTTCATGACCTCCTGCGTCCCGCCGAGCGACAACAAGTTCGCCGCGCTCCACGGCGCGGTGTGGAGTGGCGGCTCGTTCGTCTACGTCCCCGAGGACGTGACGGTCGAGATGCCCGTGCAGGCGTACTTCCGGATGAACTCGGAAGGGATGGGCCAGTTCGAGCACACCCTCATCATCGCCGAACCCGGGAGCGAAGTCCACTACATCGAGGGGTGTAGCGCGCCCAAATACGGCACGCACAACCTCCACTCCGGCGGTGTGGAAGTCTTCGTGAAAGAAGACGCCCACGTCCAGTACTCGACGGTGCAGAACTGGTCGAAGAACACGTTCAACCTCAACACCAAGCGCGCGCTGGTCGAGGCTGGCGGGCGCATGGAGTGGGTCTCCGGAAGCATGGGCTCGAAGGCCACCATGCTGTACCCGTGTTCGATTCTGAAGGGCCGAGGGGCCTCTGCGAACCACATCAGTATCGCGTTCGCGGGTGAGGGCCAAGACATCGACACCGGCGCGAAGGTCTACCACAACGCCCCGCGCACGAAGTCCACCATCGAGTCGAAGTCGATTTCGAAGGACGGCGGGCGCACGAACTACCGCGGGCTCGTCCACATCAGCGACGGCGCAGAGCATTCGAGTACGAGCGTCGAGTGTGACGCGCTGATGTTCGACAACGAGAGCACGTCGGACACGATGCCGTACATGGAGATCGACGAGAACAAGGTCGACGTCGCCCACGAGGCGACGGTCGGCAAAATCGGCGACGAGGACGTCTTCTACCTCCAGTCGCGGGGACTCGACGACGACGACGCCAAGCAGATGATCGTTTCCGGGTTCATCGAACCGCTGACCGAGGAACTGCCCATCGAGTACGCCGTCGAGATGAACCGACTCATCGAACTCGAAATGGAGGGGAGTCTCGGATAG
- a CDS encoding DUF7344 domain-containing protein: MAGDSAAGGDDEDDRGGSAIGVDEVLALLSERYRRHAIACLDGQPMPVPIERLTDEVAGREFQQPPDNVSMIKRTQIATALHHNHLPKLEEAGIIAYDTDEGKVTEVTIREPLEGFLDKVRRHEG, encoded by the coding sequence ATGGCAGGCGATTCCGCCGCGGGCGGCGACGACGAAGACGACCGCGGCGGGTCGGCAATCGGAGTTGACGAGGTTCTGGCGCTTCTCAGCGAGCGATACCGACGACACGCCATCGCGTGTCTCGACGGTCAACCGATGCCGGTCCCCATCGAGCGACTCACCGACGAGGTCGCGGGCCGGGAGTTCCAGCAACCGCCCGACAACGTCTCGATGATAAAGCGGACCCAGATAGCCACCGCGTTGCACCACAACCACCTCCCGAAGCTGGAGGAGGCCGGAATCATCGCGTACGACACCGACGAGGGGAAGGTGACCGAGGTCACGATTCGGGAACCCCTCGAAGGCTTTCTCGACAAGGTGCGCCGCCACGAGGGGTGA
- the pdhA gene encoding pyruvate dehydrogenase (acetyl-transferring) E1 component subunit alpha has product MVREQVAEFSIQYVQALDEDGDLDESEAPDLDEETLREMYRLMKLSRRVDERAVALQRRGELGTYAPGIGQEAAQIGSALALAEGGWMVPSFREGGAYLARGTPVHRLLWYALGMEEGAEVSGGNFPPSIPVGSQPLHAAGVGWGQEMTGAAEATLSYFGDGATSQGDVYEAMNMAGVFDSHVVFLCQNNQYAISTPRGVQTRAETLAQKAVAAGIEGIQVDGNDVLGVHAVVRHALESARGGDPVLVEALTYRRSMHTTSDDPTVYRTEEEEAEWAARDPIDRFERYLLGEDVLDEAEIDAVENRIEEELADEIERARAGREGVDPAEMFDHVFAEIPPALREQRAEFERGRTGQYDRERTEGSERDE; this is encoded by the coding sequence GTGGTTCGCGAGCAAGTAGCGGAGTTCTCGATACAGTACGTGCAGGCCCTCGACGAGGACGGGGACCTCGACGAGTCGGAAGCGCCGGACCTCGACGAGGAGACCCTGCGCGAGATGTACCGGCTGATGAAGCTCTCGCGGCGGGTCGACGAGCGCGCGGTGGCGTTGCAACGCCGGGGCGAACTCGGCACCTACGCGCCCGGAATCGGACAGGAGGCCGCCCAGATCGGCTCCGCGCTCGCGCTCGCGGAGGGCGGGTGGATGGTGCCGTCGTTCCGCGAGGGCGGGGCCTACCTCGCGCGCGGCACGCCGGTCCACCGTCTGCTGTGGTACGCGCTCGGGATGGAGGAGGGCGCGGAGGTCTCGGGCGGGAACTTCCCGCCGTCGATTCCGGTGGGGTCCCAGCCGCTCCACGCCGCTGGCGTGGGGTGGGGTCAGGAGATGACGGGTGCCGCCGAGGCGACCCTCTCGTACTTCGGCGACGGCGCGACCAGTCAGGGCGACGTGTACGAGGCGATGAACATGGCGGGGGTGTTCGACTCCCACGTCGTCTTCCTCTGTCAGAACAACCAGTACGCTATCTCGACGCCCCGGGGCGTCCAGACCCGCGCCGAGACGCTGGCCCAGAAGGCGGTCGCGGCTGGAATCGAGGGGATACAGGTCGACGGCAACGACGTGCTGGGGGTCCACGCGGTCGTCCGCCACGCGCTGGAGTCGGCCCGCGGGGGCGACCCCGTGCTCGTCGAGGCGCTGACCTACCGGCGGTCGATGCACACCACCAGCGACGACCCCACCGTCTATCGGACCGAGGAGGAAGAAGCGGAGTGGGCCGCCCGCGACCCCATCGACCGGTTCGAGCGATACCTCCTCGGCGAGGACGTGCTGGACGAGGCGGAGATCGACGCCGTCGAGAATCGAATCGAGGAGGAACTGGCCGACGAGATAGAGCGCGCCCGAGCGGGCCGGGAGGGCGTCGACCCCGCCGAGATGTTCGACCACGTATTCGCGGAGATTCCGCCCGCGCTCCGCGAGCAGCGCGCGGAGTTCGAACGAGGGCGAACCGGGCAGTACGACCGAGAGCGAACGGAGGGGTCCGAGCGTGACGAATGA
- a CDS encoding GNAT family N-acetyltransferase → MDDPRIREAVADDAERLAEVYRSAYAENRRLGFPAKAGSATADDVSEWPRENRVFVAEVEEAVVGGVRLEVTDSERVKLSRLGVHEDWKGEGIGGRLLGFAEEVVREWGRDVVRLTTPEDHPFLPTSTGAAATRRRGRIRWTSASTTRLSWKSGCGSGVAPTAPSRPPAGGRPVGRPPTRRPPTCASRQRHLNTMPW, encoded by the coding sequence ATGGACGACCCTCGAATCCGGGAGGCCGTCGCCGACGACGCCGAACGGCTCGCAGAGGTGTACCGGAGCGCGTACGCGGAGAACCGCCGCCTCGGGTTCCCCGCCAAGGCGGGGTCGGCGACCGCCGACGACGTCTCGGAGTGGCCCCGCGAGAACCGGGTGTTCGTCGCCGAGGTGGAGGAAGCGGTCGTCGGCGGCGTCCGACTCGAAGTGACCGATTCCGAGCGGGTGAAACTCAGCCGCCTCGGCGTCCACGAGGACTGGAAGGGCGAGGGAATCGGCGGTCGTCTGCTGGGCTTCGCCGAGGAGGTCGTTCGCGAGTGGGGTCGCGACGTGGTTCGGCTCACGACGCCCGAGGACCACCCCTTCCTCCCGACTTCTACCGGAGCCGCGGCTACGAGAAGACGGGGCCGTATCCGCTGGACTTCCGCGAGTACGACGAGATTGTCATGGAAAAGCGGGTGCGGTAGTGGGGTCGCGCCAACCGCACCGTCGCGCCCACCGGCGGGCGGCCGACCGGTCGGCCGCCCGCCGACCCGCCGCCCGCCGACCTGCGCGTCTCGGCAACGTCACCTAAATACCATGCCGTGGTAG
- a CDS encoding NAD(P)-dependent alcohol dehydrogenase, translating into MQAFVMNGIGETDIVEKERPEPGPNDAILRPTKGLVCTSDVHTVHGAIGDRENLTLGHEAVGIVEAVGEAVEEFAEGDRVAVGAITPEWGSAAAQDGHPSQSGGPLGGWKFANEKDGIFAEYAHVNEADANLAAIPEGVADEEAVYVCDMMSTGFAAAENAAIPVGGTVAVFAQGPVGLMATKGASLRGAGRIFAVESVPERQDLAREYGADEVVDFTEHDPVERITELTDGEGVDAAIEALGREETLADCVAVTKPGGTISNVGYYGEGETVGIPREAWGVGMAEKDIVTDLCPGGRLRLRRLLRLLDTGRVDPTPMTTHEFDFADVDEAFELMASKEDGVIKPLVSF; encoded by the coding sequence ATGCAAGCATTCGTGATGAACGGAATCGGAGAGACCGACATCGTCGAGAAGGAGCGACCTGAACCGGGGCCGAACGACGCGATACTCCGGCCGACGAAGGGACTCGTCTGCACCTCCGACGTACACACCGTCCACGGAGCCATCGGCGACCGCGAGAACCTCACGCTCGGCCACGAGGCCGTCGGAATCGTCGAGGCGGTCGGCGAGGCGGTCGAGGAGTTCGCGGAAGGCGACCGGGTCGCGGTCGGAGCGATCACCCCCGAGTGGGGGTCGGCGGCCGCTCAGGACGGCCACCCCTCCCAGTCGGGCGGGCCGCTCGGCGGGTGGAAGTTCGCCAACGAGAAGGACGGGATATTCGCGGAGTACGCCCACGTCAACGAGGCCGACGCCAACCTCGCGGCGATTCCGGAGGGCGTCGCCGACGAGGAGGCGGTCTACGTCTGCGACATGATGAGCACCGGGTTCGCGGCCGCCGAGAACGCCGCGATTCCGGTGGGCGGGACCGTCGCGGTCTTCGCGCAGGGACCGGTCGGACTGATGGCGACCAAGGGCGCGAGCCTCCGGGGCGCGGGCCGAATCTTCGCGGTCGAGAGCGTCCCCGAGCGCCAGGACCTCGCCCGCGAGTACGGGGCCGACGAGGTGGTCGATTTCACCGAACACGACCCGGTCGAGCGGATCACCGAACTCACCGACGGCGAGGGCGTCGACGCCGCCATCGAGGCGCTCGGGCGCGAGGAGACCCTCGCCGACTGCGTCGCGGTCACGAAACCCGGCGGGACCATCTCGAACGTCGGCTACTACGGCGAGGGCGAGACCGTCGGGATTCCCCGCGAGGCGTGGGGCGTCGGCATGGCCGAGAAGGACATCGTGACCGACCTGTGTCCCGGCGGCCGCCTGCGACTCCGGCGGCTCCTTCGACTGCTCGACACCGGCCGGGTGGACCCGACGCCCATGACGACCCACGAGTTCGACTTCGCCGACGTGGACGAGGCGTTCGAACTGATGGCGTCGAAGGAGGACGGCGTCATCAAGCCGCTGGTGTCGTTCTGA
- a CDS encoding Sec-independent protein translocase subunit TatA/TatB, translating to MVEMIPLFGPIPGGMEMMVILLIAVLLFGANKIPKLARSTGEAMGEFKKGRQEIEEELNEMQDPEIEADADTGVETETNVDADA from the coding sequence ATGGTAGAGATGATCCCACTGTTCGGACCAATCCCGGGCGGGATGGAGATGATGGTGATACTCCTCATCGCCGTCCTGCTGTTCGGCGCGAACAAGATTCCCAAGCTCGCCCGCTCGACCGGCGAGGCCATGGGCGAGTTCAAGAAGGGCCGCCAAGAGATCGAGGAGGAGCTCAACGAGATGCAGGACCCCGAGATCGAGGCCGACGCCGACACCGGCGTCGAGACCGAGACCAACGTCGACGCCGACGCGTAA
- a CDS encoding DUF6789 family protein, whose product MNKAIRAVAGGVAGTAVLTLGLVVTDVETGYRIGIFEAIASFVGTPERLALGFALFVLAGVFAWPLVFVAVEDYLPGGPDPAVRGLLFAAVLWVAFALTGSPGVDFPLVVPYLALTLLAHLAYGYIMGAVYAQLDDVDVGREAGASV is encoded by the coding sequence ATGAACAAGGCGATTCGGGCGGTGGCTGGCGGGGTCGCCGGAACCGCGGTGCTGACGCTGGGTCTCGTCGTGACCGACGTGGAGACGGGCTACCGCATCGGCATCTTCGAGGCCATCGCGTCGTTCGTCGGCACGCCCGAGCGCCTCGCGCTCGGGTTCGCCCTCTTCGTTCTCGCGGGCGTGTTCGCGTGGCCGCTGGTGTTCGTCGCTGTCGAGGACTACCTCCCGGGCGGTCCCGACCCGGCGGTCCGGGGCCTGCTGTTCGCGGCCGTCCTCTGGGTCGCGTTCGCGCTCACCGGGTCGCCGGGCGTCGATTTCCCGCTCGTCGTTCCGTATCTGGCGCTCACGCTCCTCGCGCATCTCGCGTACGGCTACATCATGGGCGCGGTGTACGCGCAGTTGGACGACGTGGATGTCGGGCGCGAAGCGGGCGCGAGCGTCTAG
- a CDS encoding cbb3-type cytochrome c oxidase subunit I has protein sequence MLTALTILLCVGLVGIGAFRFRDRLPDLPDVVDLYVGLPDELRNKPPGVTRWLTTVDHKDIGVLYIVFGAGAGLWGAIDAVMLRTELLTPGVNVVSAGMYNALFTMHGLTMLFLFVTPVLFGLANYLLPVLIGADDMAFPRINAIAFWLLPPALVLIRFGLFSDLLGIGLLAPPETGWTMYVPMTAEMANPQIDVLLLGLHLSGVSTTLGAINFIVTIFTERADDVGWEELDIFSWTMLTTAGIVLFAFPLLGSALIMLLLDRNFGTTFFAVEGGGPMLWQHLFWFFGHPEVYILVLPPLGLLSFIIPKFSGRKLFGFKFVVYSTLAIGVLSFGVWAHHMFSTGMDPRIRGSFMAVSIAIAVPSAVKTFNWITTMYNGRIRLATPMLFCVGSIANFIVGGVTGVFLASVPVDLVLHDTYYVVGHFHLILAGTILFAMFAANYYWYPLITGRMFDRRLAKVHFWGTFATVMPLFFVLLVIGMDGLPRRLAGFPAEFALAQQVATVLAYVLMAFQLVWLWNMLHTYRTGETLDDPDPWNLKETGFFTREWRWFEARFERERGRVRSDSRDPGDDD, from the coding sequence ATGTTAACTGCTCTCACGATACTGCTCTGCGTCGGACTGGTGGGCATCGGGGCGTTCCGCTTTCGGGACCGGCTTCCCGATCTGCCCGACGTCGTCGACCTGTACGTCGGACTCCCCGACGAACTCCGGAACAAGCCGCCGGGCGTGACCCGGTGGCTCACCACGGTCGACCACAAGGACATCGGCGTCCTGTACATCGTCTTCGGCGCTGGCGCGGGGCTGTGGGGTGCCATCGACGCCGTGATGCTCCGGACGGAACTGCTCACGCCCGGGGTCAACGTCGTGAGCGCGGGGATGTACAACGCCCTGTTCACGATGCACGGGCTGACGATGCTGTTCCTGTTCGTCACGCCCGTCCTGTTCGGGCTGGCGAACTACCTCCTGCCGGTGCTCATCGGAGCCGACGACATGGCGTTCCCGCGCATCAACGCCATCGCGTTCTGGCTGCTCCCGCCCGCGTTGGTCCTCATCCGGTTCGGACTGTTCTCGGACCTGCTCGGCATCGGGCTCCTCGCGCCGCCCGAGACCGGGTGGACGATGTACGTCCCGATGACCGCAGAGATGGCGAACCCACAGATAGACGTGCTGTTGCTCGGTCTCCACCTCTCGGGAGTCTCCACCACGCTCGGCGCGATAAACTTCATCGTGACCATCTTCACCGAGCGCGCCGACGACGTGGGCTGGGAGGAACTCGACATCTTCTCGTGGACGATGCTGACGACCGCTGGCATCGTCCTGTTCGCGTTCCCTCTGCTCGGGAGCGCCCTCATCATGCTCCTGCTCGACCGCAACTTCGGAACCACCTTCTTCGCGGTCGAGGGCGGCGGGCCGATGCTCTGGCAACACCTGTTCTGGTTCTTCGGCCACCCCGAGGTCTACATTCTCGTGTTGCCGCCGCTGGGCCTGCTGAGCTTCATCATCCCGAAGTTCTCCGGCCGGAAGCTGTTCGGGTTCAAGTTCGTGGTGTACTCGACGCTCGCCATCGGCGTCCTGAGCTTCGGCGTCTGGGCTCACCACATGTTCTCCACGGGCATGGACCCCCGCATCCGGGGGTCGTTCATGGCGGTCTCGATAGCCATCGCGGTCCCCTCGGCGGTCAAGACGTTCAACTGGATCACCACCATGTACAACGGCCGGATACGGCTCGCGACCCCGATGCTGTTCTGCGTCGGTTCCATCGCCAACTTCATCGTCGGCGGGGTCACCGGGGTCTTCCTCGCGTCGGTTCCAGTCGACCTCGTGCTCCACGACACCTACTACGTGGTCGGCCACTTCCACCTCATCCTCGCGGGTACCATCCTGTTCGCGATGTTCGCGGCGAACTACTACTGGTACCCGCTCATCACCGGCCGGATGTTCGACCGCCGCCTCGCGAAGGTCCACTTCTGGGGGACGTTCGCCACCGTCATGCCCCTGTTCTTCGTTCTGCTGGTGATCGGGATGGACGGGCTTCCCCGGCGGCTGGCGGGCTTCCCGGCGGAGTTCGCGCTGGCCCAGCAGGTCGCGACGGTGCTGGCGTACGTCCTCATGGCGTTCCAGCTGGTGTGGCTCTGGAACATGCTCCACACCTACCGCACGGGCGAGACGCTCGACGACCCCGACCCGTGGAACCTCAAGGAGACCGGCTTCTTCACCCGCGAGTGGCGGTGGTTCGAGGCGCGGTTCGAGCGCGAACGCGGGCGCGTCCGTTCGGACTCGCGCGACCCCGGAGACGACGACTAG